From Tachysurus fulvidraco isolate hzauxx_2018 chromosome 10, HZAU_PFXX_2.0, whole genome shotgun sequence, one genomic window encodes:
- the LOC113638734 gene encoding programmed cell death 1 ligand 1-like isoform X3: MFHSCCWVPQNISAREGFTVVLPCKFKVMSLQRLYVGWRTDQKVVFMRLDNDSYQGEGYEGRVDVPEDELRKGNCSLVMKNISVTDAGIYRSYLKRFTQSVELSVDETPEKPSVSGDAGVNSPHPLVIITSLLTFLLFHAWSKELKSSQPPM; encoded by the exons ATGTTTCACAGCTGCTGTTGGG TTCCTCAGAATATATCTGCTAGAGAGGGATTCACTGTTGTCCTGCCATGTAAATTTAAGGTCATGTCTCTCCAGAGACTGTATGTCGGGTGGCGCACGGATCAAAAGGTGGTGTTTATGCGTCTGGATAACGACTCGTATCAGGGGGAGGGATACGAGGGTCGTGTGGACGTTCCTGAGGATGAGCTGCGTAAAGGGAACTGCTCTCTGGTGATGAAGAACATCAGTGTTACTGATGCAGGAATCTACAGGAGCTACCTGAAGAGGTTCACTCAGAGTGTAGAACTCTCAGTCGATG AAACCCCAGAAAAGCCATCTGTCTCAG GTGACGCAGGAGTGAACTCTCCTCATCCGCTGgtcatcatcacatcactgctCACCTTTTTACTCTTTCACGCCTGGAGCAAGGAGTTAAAGTCATCACAGCCTCCTATGTAG
- the LOC113638734 gene encoding programmed cell death 1 ligand 1-like isoform X1: MCRDCSSKLLSFLLTSWFANCAVPQNISAREGFTVVLPCKFKVMSLQRLYVGWRTDQKVVFMRLDNDSYQGEGYEGRVDVPEDELRKGNCSLVMKNISVTDAGIYRSYLKRFTQSVELSVDETPEKPSVSGDAGVNSPHPLVIITSLLTFLLFHAWSKELKSSQPPM; this comes from the exons ATGTGCAGAGACTGTTCTTCAAAACTTCTCTCCTTTCTACTCACGTCTTGGTTTGCTAACTGTGCAG TTCCTCAGAATATATCTGCTAGAGAGGGATTCACTGTTGTCCTGCCATGTAAATTTAAGGTCATGTCTCTCCAGAGACTGTATGTCGGGTGGCGCACGGATCAAAAGGTGGTGTTTATGCGTCTGGATAACGACTCGTATCAGGGGGAGGGATACGAGGGTCGTGTGGACGTTCCTGAGGATGAGCTGCGTAAAGGGAACTGCTCTCTGGTGATGAAGAACATCAGTGTTACTGATGCAGGAATCTACAGGAGCTACCTGAAGAGGTTCACTCAGAGTGTAGAACTCTCAGTCGATG AAACCCCAGAAAAGCCATCTGTCTCAG GTGACGCAGGAGTGAACTCTCCTCATCCGCTGgtcatcatcacatcactgctCACCTTTTTACTCTTTCACGCCTGGAGCAAGGAGTTAAAGTCATCACAGCCTCCTATGTAG
- the LOC113638734 gene encoding programmed cell death 1 ligand 1-like isoform X2, with translation MCRDCSSKLLSFLLTSWFANCAVPQNISAREGFTVVLPCKFKVMSLQRLYVGWRTDQKVVFMRLDNDSYQGEGYEGRVDVPEDELRKGNCSLVMKNISVTDAGIYRSYLKRFTQSVELSVDGDAGVNSPHPLVIITSLLTFLLFHAWSKELKSSQPPM, from the exons ATGTGCAGAGACTGTTCTTCAAAACTTCTCTCCTTTCTACTCACGTCTTGGTTTGCTAACTGTGCAG TTCCTCAGAATATATCTGCTAGAGAGGGATTCACTGTTGTCCTGCCATGTAAATTTAAGGTCATGTCTCTCCAGAGACTGTATGTCGGGTGGCGCACGGATCAAAAGGTGGTGTTTATGCGTCTGGATAACGACTCGTATCAGGGGGAGGGATACGAGGGTCGTGTGGACGTTCCTGAGGATGAGCTGCGTAAAGGGAACTGCTCTCTGGTGATGAAGAACATCAGTGTTACTGATGCAGGAATCTACAGGAGCTACCTGAAGAGGTTCACTCAGAGTGTAGAACTCTCAGTCGATG GTGACGCAGGAGTGAACTCTCCTCATCCGCTGgtcatcatcacatcactgctCACCTTTTTACTCTTTCACGCCTGGAGCAAGGAGTTAAAGTCATCACAGCCTCCTATGTAG
- the LOC113638734 gene encoding uncharacterized protein LOC113638734 isoform X4, protein MRLDNDSYQGEGYEGRVDVPEDELRKGNCSLVMKNISVTDAGIYRSYLKRFTQSVELSVDETPEKPSVSGDAGVNSPHPLVIITSLLTFLLFHAWSKELKSSQPPM, encoded by the exons ATGCGTCTGGATAACGACTCGTATCAGGGGGAGGGATACGAGGGTCGTGTGGACGTTCCTGAGGATGAGCTGCGTAAAGGGAACTGCTCTCTGGTGATGAAGAACATCAGTGTTACTGATGCAGGAATCTACAGGAGCTACCTGAAGAGGTTCACTCAGAGTGTAGAACTCTCAGTCGATG AAACCCCAGAAAAGCCATCTGTCTCAG GTGACGCAGGAGTGAACTCTCCTCATCCGCTGgtcatcatcacatcactgctCACCTTTTTACTCTTTCACGCCTGGAGCAAGGAGTTAAAGTCATCACAGCCTCCTATGTAG